The nucleotide sequence AATCTGCGCCGCGACCCCCGGGCCGCCCTGGAGGTCACGAGCCCCGACGGCCGCTCCTGGGCGACCGCCGAGGGCACCGTGACGCTCGTGGGGCCCGGCACCGACCCGCACGGCCCCGAGGTCGAGGCGCTGGTCGACTACTACCGCAAGGCCGCCGGCGAGCACCCGGACTGGGACGAATACCGGTCCGTGATGGTGGCCGATCGCCGGGTGCTCATGACCATGGCGGTCGACCACGTCTACGGCGCCGACCTGGGCTGACACACGCCCGAAGCCTGCCGACCGGTGTCAGCTCCCGCCGGTCGTCAGGCTTCGGGCGTGCGGCACCCGCCGGACCGGCGCGCGCACCGACCGCGTGCCGCCGGTGATCAGCTCGTACGCCCACTCGGCCGACATCAGCGCGCCCTCCTGCCAACCCGGCAGCGCGGAGACCTGGTCGCCGATCACGAGGAAGTTGTTCTCCCCCTGGGGGTGGATCAGCGTCGAATACATCTCCTTGTGCTCGGGAACGTCGGGGCTCCAGTCGGCCCACGCACCGAGCTGGTGGGGGACCTTGTGCCAGGCGATCGAGATCGCCCGGTCCGTCGGGACGATCGCGTCGCTCGCGAACTCCTCGTGCAGCTTCGCGGCGGCGGCGCGGGCGACGTCGAGCCGTTCCTCGTGCGGCCGGCGGCCGTGCGTGACCGCCTCCTCGTACGAGGTGTACGCGCCGGTCAGCGTGCCCTTGCCGGTGGGCGAGAAGTAGTCGTGGGACGGATACCAGATCTGCTGGATCTCGTGGTCGAGGCGGCTGATGCCGCCGAAGATCCGGTACTTCTCGGACTCCCAGAACCGTTCGTTCGCCTGCCAGCCGACCTTGCACGCGGGAGCGTAGGGGACGTCCCGCACGGCGGCCTCGAACTCGGCGGTGAAACCGGCCAGTTCGACCTTCCTGTGCAGGACGGGCAGCGGGATGTTGCTGAGGCAGACGTCGAACCGCTCGGCACGATCGGTGCCGTTGTCCGTCCAGCCGACCGTGACGCCCTCCCCCGCCAGCTCGATGCGGTGCACCGGCGAGTCGAACGCGATGGTGCCGCTCGGCAGCGCCGCGGCGGCCTGCCGCCAGATGGCGTCCATCCCGCCGACCGGCTGGAACGACGTGGTGTGCCAGTGCAGGTTGGTGTCCTGGTAGAAGCCGCGCGTCCAGAACTCGCCGGCGAGCAGGTCGCGCAGGAGCAGCGGCTCGACGGGCTCCTCGGCCTGGGCCACGGTCGGCACCTTCGCCAGGCCGGACCGCGTCGAGCCCAGGTAGCTGTTGTCGGTGCCGTCGAGCGCGCCGAACTCGACGAGGAGGCTCACGAGTTGCTCGCGCTGCGCGGGGCTCAGCCCGTCGTCGAAACTCCCCTTGAGCACCGCCTGGGCGAGGAGTTCGGCGACGTACCCGCGCGTGTCGTTGGCGATCCGGCGGTTGGGCTGCGGCGCGCCGCCCCACGCCTTGTCCGACTGGAACAGGTTCGCGGTGGTCGTGTGGATGTACGGCTCCAGCGGCACCTTGAGCACGCGGCAGAAGTCGATGACCCGCTGGTGGACGTACGGGATGCGGCCCGCGCCGAGGTTGAGGTGGAGCCCCTGGTCGAAGCGGCAGGTCCGGGTGTGCACCGCCCCGTCGTCCCAGACCTCCGTGACCGTGTCGCCCGGACGGGCGGTGAACGTGCGGCCCCCGACGCGGCCCTGCGCCTCCAGGACCGTGACCCGGAAGCCCGCTTCGTGGAACCTGAGCGCGGACGCGAGCCCGGCGGGACCGGCCCCCAGGATCGCCACCGTCCTGCCGCCGCCCGCCTGCCGGGCGGCACCGGGCGCGTCGGTGGCGGTCGCCGCGGTGGCGGTCGCCGCGGTGGCGGGGGCGGCCCCGGTCATGACCTGCCACAGCGTCGCGGACGTCGCCGCGGCGCCGGCCATGCCCAGGAACCGCCGGCGCGATGTGGCGTCTTCCGGCCCGTCCATGCTCATCTCCTCCTCGGCGACGGCGTCAGTCGCAGACGGTCACCGAGTATCACAGGGGGCAACCGTTTGGTGTAACGCGACAAAGCCCAGGAAATGGCAGGAATTCGACGGGTTTTCGAACGTGCGGCGGTCGTCGGCGCGCGAACACCACCCGATCAGGTGCCTCGCGGCCGAACCGCGCACGCGCGCACTCCACGCGTGCGTCGGGCCTCGGCAAGGAAGGATCTTGCCGAGGCCCGCGGCCGGAGGTCCGTGACAGGAGGCCCGAGATCAGGCCCTAGATCAGGCCCGAGATCAGGCCCGAGACCGGAGGAAACGCGCGTCAGGTGTTGCGACCGCCGTTGACGCCGATGATCTGCCCGGTGATGTAGCCCGCCTCGTCCGACACGAGGAACGCGCACGCGTTGGCGATGTCCTCGGGACGCCCCGCGCGCCGGACCGGCGTGCGCTTGGCGTGCTCGTCGACCGAGCCGCCGAGCAGGCCCTGCTCCTCGGAGCCGCGCAGCATCGGGGTGTCGACGAACCCGGGCGGGATCGTGTTCACCGTGACGCCCTTGGGGCCGAACTCCAGCGCCAGGGCCTTCGTCAGACCCACGACCGCCGACTTCGCGGCGACGTAGTGGGTCATGAACGGCTGCCCCGAGTGGGTGCTCGACGACGAGATGTTGACGATGCGCCCCCACTTGGCCGCGACCATGTCGGGGAGGACCGCCTGGGTGCAGTAGAACGTGCCGTTGAGGTTCACGGCCATGACCCGGTCCCACAGCTCGTCCCCGATCTTCAGGAACGGGTCGAACGCGGTGAGACCGGCATTGTTAACCAGCACAAGTACCGGACCGAGAGTGTCGCGGACCTTCGCGACCGCCGCGTCCACCTTGGCGCGGTCCGAGACGTCGACCCCGCCGAAGGCGACAGCCTCGCTGCCGTCCTTGGTGATCTCCTCGGCCACCCGCTCCGCCGACTCGGTGTTGAGGTCGAGGATGGCGACCGCGAATCCGTCGGAGGCCAGACGGTGGGCGATGGCCCGTCCGATGCCCGACCCGCCGCCGGTGACAATTGCCGTTCGTCGCTGGGACACTTGGCGATTCTCCTCTCATGGTTGAGCCGCCGTGAAGCCGACCACACCCGCGAGGGCGCGGCCGGCTCCGACAGCGGTGGCTCTCCAGCATGCGTCCCCGCGTCCACGGGGTTCACGCGGGGCTGTGTGCGGGTTACGCGACCGCTTCCTCGCCCGCGAGCGAGGTGCGGTGCATCAGGCGCGCCGACGCCTGGCTGTACGGCAGGGCGCGGTGCAGCATTCCCGTGTTGTCCCAGATGACCAGGTCGCCCTGGCGCCACTGGTGCCGCAGGGTGAACTGCGGCTGGGTCGACCACTCCAGGAGCCGGTCGAGCAGCGCGCGGCCCTCCTCGGCGGAGCGTCCGGTGACCTCGCCGGCGGTCGCGCCGACCAGCAGCGACTTCCGGCCGCTGCGGCGCGTCCACACCAGGGGGTGCTCCCGCGAGGGGTTGCGGTCCCAGGCGGCCCGCTCCTTCTCGGAGGGGTTCGGGTAGACGAGGAGCTGCGACGCGGCGAAGCTGTGCACCACGCGCAGCCCCTCGATCTCGGCCTTCTCCGCGTCGGACAGCGCCTCGTACGCCGCGAACGTGTTGGCGAACTCGGTGTCGCCGCCGCCGTCGTCCGACACCCGGCGGGCGGTCAGCAGCGTCCCTTTGTTGGGGACCTCGTCCGTCGTTCCGTCGATGTGCCAGAAAAACGTCGCCTCACGGTAGGCCGCGAGCGGGCTCTGCGAGGCGTCGCGCGTGATCCGCTGGATCTCCGGGTGGTCCGGGTCGCCGCCCATCGGCAGCGGCACGGCCTGCCCGAGGAGGCGGGTGAAGGCGACCAGGTCGTCGTCGTTGATGTTGGCTTCGCGGTAGATGACGACCCCGCGCCGGTCGAGGTGCGCGAGGCATTCGTCGGCGACGCTCCGGTCGACCAACTGGCTGCCGGACAACCCCTCGATCGCGACGCCGGTCGTCGGTCCGAGTTCGGTGACGGTGATTCCCATGGTTGGTTCTCGATCTCTGGTCGGTCTTGGACAGCTCGGTGAAGTCCGGGTCGCGCCCGTCAGACGATGCCCTCGTCGCGCAGCTTCGCGATCTCGGCGGCCGTGCGCCCCAGCAGCCCGGTGAGCACGTCGTCGGTGTCGGAGCCGAGGGCCGGCCCCAGCCAGCGGATCTCTCCCGGTGTGTCGGAGAGCGTCGGCAGCACGCCGGGAACGGCCAGCGGACCGATCCGGGAGTCGTGCGTGACGATGTTCTCGCGGTGCGCGTACTGCTCGTCCTCGAAGATGTCCGCGATGGAGTTGAGCGGGCCGCACGGGACGGAGGCCTTGCGGCACCGGTCGATCACCTCGTCGCGCGGCAGCGACGCCACCCAGTCGGCGACGATCCCGTTGACCTGGCCGCGGGCCGCCAACCGGCGTTCCTTGGGGCCGAACTGGTCCTCCGCGGCCAGTTCGGGACGCTCCATGGCACCGGCGAGGCGGGCGAACATGACGTCGTTGGAGCAGGCGATGGCGATCCAGCGCCCGTCCTTCGTCTCGTAGTGGCTGTGCGGGACGACGTTGACGGTGTCGGCGCCCATCCGCTCCCGGACGTAGCCGAACTTCTGGTACGCGGGCACGAGTTCGTCCATCAGCCGGAAGATCGTCTCGTACAGCGCGAGGTCGATGCACTGGCCCTTGCCGGTGGCCTCCCGCGCGCGCAGCGCCAGCAGCACGCCGATGACGCCGTACAGCCCGGTGGTGTAGTCGGCCAGCGACGTCGAGCCGGGGGTCACCGGGGGGCCGTCCGGCTCGCCGGCGAGGTACGCCAGGCCCGAGAAGCCGTGCGCGACGCGGGCGAACCCGGGCAGGTGGTGCAGCGGACCGGTCTGGCCGTACGCGGAGACGCGCACGAGCACCGCGCGCGGGTTCAGCTCCGCGATCGCGTCGTAGCCCAGGCCCCACTTCTCCATCACGCCGGGCCGGAAGTTCTCGATCACGACGTCGGCGGTCTTGATGAGGTCGCGCAGGATCTCCAGACCTCGCGGGTCGCCGAAGTCGAGCGTCACCGACCGCTTGTTGCGGCTTTCGCTGAGCCACACCAGGGTGTCGCCGCACTCCGTGTCGGTGCCGAACCGGCGCAGGTTGTCACCGGTGCGGGGCCGTTCGACCTTGATGATCTCGGCGCCGAACTCGCCGAGCACGGTGGCGCAGTACGGCCCGGCGATGTAGGTGCCGAGGTCCAGGACCCGGATGCCTTCGAGAGCGTGCATGACCTCAATCCGTCCAGGGGTTCCATCGGTTCTCGTGTTCCGCGAGTGTGGTGCGTCTCCTGGTGCCTCGGACCATGGTCGCCGCCCTTCCGCCGAAATGAGAACTTGCTTCGCATAATCGAAGAACGTTGTTGTCGAGATACTAGGAGGTCATACTAACTTTTGCGAGTACGACATTCTCAGAGGTGATACAGATGACACGTCCCTTCCGCTTCGCGGTCCAGGGCACGAAGGCCACGTCGGGAGCCCAGTGGCGGGACCTTGCCCGCAAGGTCGAATCACTGGGCTACTCCACGCTGTTCGTGGCCGACCACTACCTGGGCCCGGGCCCGGCGGCCAAGGCCGCCAGCCTGCCGCCGCAGCACCTCGCGCCCATCACGGCGATGGCGACCGCGGCGGCGGTCACCGAGACGCTGCGGGTGGGGTGCCGCGTCTTCTGCATCGACTACCACGTGCCCGCCGCCCTGGCGAAGGAGGCGGCCACGCTCGACCTGCTCTCGGACGGCCGGCTGGAATTCGGCATCGGCGCCGGCTGGAGCTCCGCCGAATACGAGGCGATGGGCCTCACGTTCGACACGGCACCGCGCCGGATCAGCAAGCTCGAAGAGGTCGTCGCCCTCCTCAAGGCCCACTGGCTCGGCGAACCGCTCGACGTCAAGGGCGAGTTCGTCAACGTCAGCGGGTACTCCGGACTGCCGCGCCCGGTGCAGTCGCCGCGCCCGCCGATCATGATCGGCGGCGGGAAGAAGCGGGTGCTCTCCCTCGCCGCGCGCGAGGCCGACATCGTGAGCATCAACAACGTGCCTTTCCAGGCGGTGAACGACGACGGCCTCACGCCCGCCGAGGAGGCCGTGCGCCGCCTCGACTACGTCCGTACCGCGGCCGGGGACCGCTTCCCCGGCCTCGACATCGAGGCCTCGCCGTACTTCACCGAGATCACCGACGACAAGGACGCCGCGATCGAGCGTGTGGCGGGCCTGATGCGCGTGGCGCCGGAAGTCCTCGCCGACCACCCCAACGTGCTGGTGGGGACCGTCGACGAGATCGCCGACCGCCTCGTGGCGCGCCGCGAGACGTTCGGTGCCAACTACGTCAGCGTCCAGCAGGCGCAGGTCGACAGCTTCGCCCCGATCGTGGAGCGCCTGGCCGGCAAGTAGCCCGGCCGCCGTCCCCGGTCCGGCCGTACTGCCTCGGCCGGACCGGACGGGTGGGCCGAACGCCGTGGCCGGCGTCCGCGCGACGGACCGCCAACGAGGCACCGCTCCCGTCCCCGCGGCCCCGCGCGCATCCGCGCGGGGAACGCCGGGCGACCCCCGCGGCCGTGTCACCGCACGGCGCGGGGGTTCGCGCGTCGGACGCGCGCTCAGGCCGACGACTCCACGCCCGCGAGCGCGGCCTTGTGCAGCGTGTTCGCCGCCAGGCGCATGTGCGCGGCGTCGACGAGGCGGCCGTCGCGGCCGATCGCGCCGACGCCCTCTTCCTCGGACTTGCGGTAGATCTCCACGGCCTCGTGCGCCTCGGCGACCTCCCGCGCGGTCGGTGCGAAGACCTCGTTGGCGATGGCGATCTGGCTCGGGTGGATGGCCCACTTGCCGTCGAAGCCGAGCAGGCTCGCGTGCGTCGCCGACGTGCGGTAGCCCTCGGGGTCCTTGTACGCGGGGAACGGCGCGTCGATCGCGTCGATGCCCGCGCCGCGCGCCGCCGCGAGGACCTGCACGCGCGCGAAGTGCCAGAAGTCCCCGGGGTAGGGGCCGACCGGGTCGAAGTTGCCGTCGACCCGCGCCTTCATCGACGCCGACAGGTCGCCCGCGCCGAAGATGATCGCTTCGAGCCTGGGGCTCGCCTTGGCGATCTCGGCCGCGTTGGACAGCCCCTCGGCCTCCTCGATGAGGACTTCGAGCCCGATCTGCCGGGGCAGCCGCAGCTTGGTCTCCAACTGGGTGAGCAGCACGTCCACCCACCACACGTCGCGCGCCGAGCGCACCTTCGGGACGATCAGCACGTCCACGTCGTTCCGGGCGCCCGTGACGATCTCGATGATGTCGTCGTGGCACCACGGCGTGTCGAGGCCGTTGACCCGGACCGCGCGGACGGTGTGCCCCCAGTCCTGGCTCGTGAGCGCGTTCACCGCGATGCCGCGCGCCGCCTCCTTGGCGGAGGGCGCGCACGCGTCCTCCAGGTCGAGGAAGACCAGGTCGGCGCCGGATCCGGCGGCCTTCTCACACATACGCTCGCTGCTGGCCGGTGTTGCCAATTCGGAGCGTCGGGCGCGTGGTTCCCGCACAGCTGCCTCCAAAGATCGCGTTCGGGTGGAGCGGGGGCCCGCGGCGTCCGTCGCCGCAGGCCGAGGACAAGTCGGCAGGACGGCCGTCCGGACCGGATTTCCGAACGAACGCGTCGACAGTGCACGGTCGGTGCCGGGCGTCACCCCCCGCCCCGACCCGGACCCGGACCCGGCACGGCGCCGCTGGCGCGGGCGTCCCGCCCCCACGGCTCCGCGTTCTCCCGGGCGACCGCGCACTGCTCGGCGAAGGCCAGGACCTTGAGGTGGTACGCCCGCGCGGTCAGCCCGACGCTCAGATTGTGCGGGCTGTCCGCCTGCTCGTTGACGGCGACGCGGGGCGACGCGGTGAACAGCGCCGCGACGTCGGCCAGCGCCTCGGGCCCGGGGCTCCACACCGACTCGTACGCGCCGAGCGTGTACTGCACGGGGACGCGCACGCGCTCGGCGAACGCCCCGAAGTCCTGCGAGAACGTGCGTGCCTCGGCTTCGTACGCGGGTGCCGCCGACGCGAGCACCGCACCGCCGTGGATGCCGGGCGGATAAAGGCTGCGCGCGCCCCACAGCACGTCGCGCAGCGCGATGCGCATCGCACGGGACGCCCCCGGCTTCTTGGTCGCCGCGAGGACGTCCACGGACCCCTGGTGGTACCGGCGGCCGGTCCCGGCGAGCTCCAGGCCCAGCAGGTCGGCGCCGCGCTTGTCGCCGGCCATCCGGATGCCCAGCTCGCAGCCCAGCGAGTGGGCCATGAGGAACACGCCGGCGCCCCGGGGCCGGGACGGCAGCAGGGCGTCCACGGCGGCGTACGCGAGGTCCACCCGGCGGGCGGGCGACGCCATGCCGGCGGCCCACGGGGCGGAGGCGCCGTAGCCGGGCCGGTCGAGGGCGACCACGGTGAACCCGACGGCGGCACCGAGCCGCACCAGCGACAGATCGGGACGCTTCGGACAGTCGAAGTACGCCGACGTGGTCGCGCCGCCGTGCAGCGCCACGACGACCGCACGCGGCTCCGGGGCCTCGGCGACGAGGGCCGACATGGGGATGCCGTCCACGCGGGCGACGCGGTACAGGTCGGAGCCGCGTCCGGGAGCCGGTGTGGGGCCTGGTTCGGGGATCGCCGCGGGACCGGGGTCACTGTCGGTCAAGTGTCCGCCTTGAGCAGAGTCGCGCCGTGGCCTGGGTCTCCCCTGTGGAGAACCTTCCTTCCGAATACGAGAACCATACTTCCGACCCGAGTTCGCCCGAAAGGTTCGGCCGGACAAGGTGGTCGGAATCACGGCCCCCGCCCCGCCCCACCGAGCCGTACGGGGGTTGTCCCCCCTCTCCGATCCGGGGGGCGGCACCAGTGCACAGAAACCTGTGCACTCCTAGCGTGGCGGTATGGCAGACCAAGCGGAACCGGCGCGGGACGCGGCCGAGGCGGCCGAGGCACCGCCCCCGCCACCCCGCGAGATCGACGACCTCGCGGCCCTGAAGACCCTCGCCCACCCCCGGCGCGGCCGGATCATGCGCCACCTGACCGGCCGCGGCCCCGCCACGTCGGCCGGACTGGCCCGCGCGCTCGGCCTCAATACCGGCGCCACCAGCTACCACCTGCGCGAACTCGCACGCCACGGCTTCGTCGAGGAGATCTCCCCGGACGGGGCGCACGGCCGCGAGCGCTGGTGGCGGGCGGTACGCGCCGACCTCCGCTTCCCGCCGCGCAGCCGCCAGACCCCGGACATGCGGGCGGCCCTCGACGAGATGAACCGGCTCTCCTTCGCCGCCGACATCGAGGCGTTCGTCCGCTACCGGCACGACACCCCCGCCGACGACCCGTGGGCCGACGCCGCCCCGTACTCGCGCGGCACCGTCCACGTCACGGTCGACGAACTCGCCGAGTTCTTCGAGGAGTTCATCGCGCTGACCAACCGCTACAAGCGCGACCCGGACACGCTGCCGCCCGGCGTCCGCCTCGTCCGGACCCGCTTCCTCGCGTTCCCCGACCCCGACCCCGGCGCGACCCACAGGCCCGGGCCGGACCACGAGGACCCCGCCGCGACCCGCGACTGACCACCCGGCGCCCCCGCGCACGACGCCCACCGACCACGGAGTCCCGATGCTCAGCCTGGCCTGGTCCACCCTGCGCGCCCGCAAAAGCGGGTTCGCCGGCGCGTTCACCGCACTGCTGTGCGCCGCCGCCCTGATCACCGCGTGCGGTGTCCTCCTCGAAACCGGCCTGCGCGGCGGCATACCCGCCGAGCGGTACGCCGGCACCCCCGTCGTTGTCACCGCCGACCAGGACCTGCACTGGACCAAGCACAAGAAGGGCAAGGAGAAGACCAAGTCCAAGCCCCTCACCGAGCGGGCCTGGCTCGACGCCGCCACCGCGGACCGCCTCGCCGCACTGCCCGGCGTACGCGCCGTCGTCCCCGAACTCACCTTCGACGCCACGGTGTTCACCGCCGACGGACACCCCCTGAAAGGCCCCGGCGACGGCCCGTCCTGGGGCCACGCCTGGGACTCCGCGGTACTCACCCCCTTCACCCTGACCGCGGGCGACGCCCCCGCGGGCCCCGACGACGTCGTCCTCGACGCCGCGCTGGCGGCCCGCGCCGGAGCGGCGGTCGGCGACGCCGTCACCGTGCAGTCCACCGCGGCGCCCAAGACCTACCGCGTCACCGGGATCGCCGCACCGGACGACCGCGACGGCCTGGCCCGGCAGTCCGCGCTCTTCTTCGCCGCCCCCGAGGCCGAACGCCTCGCCGGCCACCCCGGCCGGGTCGCCGCGGTCGGCCTCCTGCCCGCGCCCGGCACCGACACCGGCGACCTCGCCCGAGCCGCCCGCGACGCCCTGGACGGAACCACCGCGAAAGTACGCACCGGCGACGCCCGCGGCCCCGCGGAATTCCTCGACGCCGGCAAGGCCCGCGTGACCCTCGTCAGCCTCGGCGGCGCCCTCGGGGGCACATCCCTGCTGGTCGCGATCATCGTCGTCGCCGGGACCTTCGCCCTGTCCCTGAACCAGCGGCGCCGCGAACTCGCGCTGCTGCGCGCGGTCGGCGCGACCCCCCGCCAGATCCGGCGCATGGTCGGCCTGGAGGCCGTCCTCATCGGCCTGCTCGCGGGCGGGCTCGGCGCGTTCGCGGGCCTCGCGCTGTCGGCGTGGCTGCACACGCGGTTCGTCGCGGTGGGCGCCATGCCCAAGAGCCTCGAACTCGCCCACAGCCCCTTCCCGCCACTCGCCGCCGTCCTGGCCACTCTCGCCGCCGCGTGGGCCGCCGCGCGCGTCTCCGCCCGGCGCCCCGCCCGCGTCCGCCCGACCGAGGCCCTGACCGACGCGGCGATCGAACCCGACCGCGTGGGCAAGGCCCGTACCCTCGCCGGCGTCCTCCTGCTGGCCGGCTACGGCGTCCTCCTGGCGGTGCTGCGCGGCCTGCACGTCGAACCGGCCGCGACCCCGGTCATGTTCGTGTCCGTGGTGCTCGCCGTCATCGCGATCGCCCTGCTCGGCCCGCTCCTCGCGCGCGGCGGCCTGGCCCTGCTCTCCGGACCGATGCGCCTGCTGTCCCCGCTCGGCGGCCGACTCGCGGCGGGCAACTCGCGCACGCGCCCCCGCGACGTCGCGGCGGTCGTCACCCCGCTGACCCTCGCCATCGCGATGGCGTCGACGATCCTCTTCAGCCAGACCACCACCGCACACGCCGCCGAGGCCCAGATGGCGGCGGGGAGCCGCGCCGACCACGTCGTGGCCTCGTCCGGTCCGGGCGTCCCCGGCGCCGCGGTCGACGCCATCCGGGCCGTGCCCGGCGTCGCGGGCGCCACCGAGATCATCCGGACCACCGTGCGCGCCGGGCAGGACAAGTTCACCGCCCAAGGCGTCACCACCGACGGCTTCGCCGACATGCTCGACCTCGGCACGACGTCCGGGAACCCGGCCGACCTCGCCGAGGGGACCGTCGCGGTGAGCGAATCCGCCCGGCGCATCAAGAACGTCTCCGTCGGCGACGACCTGGAGGTCACGCTCGGCGACGGCGTGCGGGTCCGGCTGCGCGTCGTCGCGGTGTACGAACGCGGCCTGGGCTTCGGCGACCTGACGATGCCGCACGACCTGGTCGCGGCACACGTGGACCATCCGCTCGCCGAGCAGGTGCTGGTGCGCACCGGCCCCACCGACGCCCCGGACACCGTCGCGCGGGCCCTCGACGCCGCGACCGCCGCGTACCCCGGCGTCCGCGTACTCGACCGCGGCGAGGCGGAGGCCGTCCGCAAGGACCGGCAGGGCACCCAGGCCCAGGTCAACCTCGTCGCGATGGGCCTGATCATCGCGTTCACCGCCATCGCGGTGGTCAACACCCTGGTGATGGCGACCTCCGCCCGAGGCCGCGAGTTCGCCCTGCTCCGGCTGGTGGGCATGACCCGCCCGCAGGTCATGCGGATGCTGCGCTGGGAGACGCTGGTCACCCTGCTGCTCGCCGTCGTCCTCGGCACGGCGATCGCGTGGCTCACACTGAGCGCCTACGCCCGGGGCATGACCGGCACCGGCACGGTGTACGCCCCACCGCTCACCTGTTGCGTGATCCTCGGCGCCGCGGCGGCCCTCGCGGTCACCGCGACCGTCCTCCCGGCCCGGCTGCTGCTGCGCGCCAACGCCGCCGAGGCGATCGGCGTGCGGGAGTGAGCGCGCCCGGCACCGCGGTACGGCGGGACCGCCCCGGCCGGGGACGGGGCGGTCCCGCCCGCTCACCCCGTCCCGAGATACGCGTCCCGCACCGCCTGCTCCGCACGCACCTCGGCGG is from Yinghuangia sp. ASG 101 and encodes:
- a CDS encoding PPOX class F420-dependent oxidoreductase translates to MTETPFNPRTLLADSRLGVLATLKSDGRPQLSPVLPFYDGEAGLLYVSMTEGRAKTANLRRDPRAALEVTSPDGRSWATAEGTVTLVGPGTDPHGPEVEALVDYYRKAAGEHPDWDEYRSVMVADRRVLMTMAVDHVYGADLG
- a CDS encoding flavin monoamine oxidase family protein, yielding MDGPEDATSRRRFLGMAGAAATSATLWQVMTGAAPATAATATAATATDAPGAARQAGGGRTVAILGAGPAGLASALRFHEAGFRVTVLEAQGRVGGRTFTARPGDTVTEVWDDGAVHTRTCRFDQGLHLNLGAGRIPYVHQRVIDFCRVLKVPLEPYIHTTTANLFQSDKAWGGAPQPNRRIANDTRGYVAELLAQAVLKGSFDDGLSPAQREQLVSLLVEFGALDGTDNSYLGSTRSGLAKVPTVAQAEEPVEPLLLRDLLAGEFWTRGFYQDTNLHWHTTSFQPVGGMDAIWRQAAAALPSGTIAFDSPVHRIELAGEGVTVGWTDNGTDRAERFDVCLSNIPLPVLHRKVELAGFTAEFEAAVRDVPYAPACKVGWQANERFWESEKYRIFGGISRLDHEIQQIWYPSHDYFSPTGKGTLTGAYTSYEEAVTHGRRPHEERLDVARAAAAKLHEEFASDAIVPTDRAISIAWHKVPHQLGAWADWSPDVPEHKEMYSTLIHPQGENNFLVIGDQVSALPGWQEGALMSAEWAYELITGGTRSVRAPVRRVPHARSLTTGGS
- a CDS encoding SDR family NAD(P)-dependent oxidoreductase, which codes for MSQRRTAIVTGGGSGIGRAIAHRLASDGFAVAILDLNTESAERVAEEITKDGSEAVAFGGVDVSDRAKVDAAVAKVRDTLGPVLVLVNNAGLTAFDPFLKIGDELWDRVMAVNLNGTFYCTQAVLPDMVAAKWGRIVNISSSSTHSGQPFMTHYVAAKSAVVGLTKALALEFGPKGVTVNTIPPGFVDTPMLRGSEEQGLLGGSVDEHAKRTPVRRAGRPEDIANACAFLVSDEAGYITGQIIGVNGGRNT
- a CDS encoding TauD/TfdA dioxygenase family protein, whose amino-acid sequence is MGITVTELGPTTGVAIEGLSGSQLVDRSVADECLAHLDRRGVVIYREANINDDDLVAFTRLLGQAVPLPMGGDPDHPEIQRITRDASQSPLAAYREATFFWHIDGTTDEVPNKGTLLTARRVSDDGGGDTEFANTFAAYEALSDAEKAEIEGLRVVHSFAASQLLVYPNPSEKERAAWDRNPSREHPLVWTRRSGRKSLLVGATAGEVTGRSAEEGRALLDRLLEWSTQPQFTLRHQWRQGDLVIWDNTGMLHRALPYSQASARLMHRTSLAGEEAVA
- a CDS encoding CaiB/BaiF CoA transferase family protein yields the protein MHALEGIRVLDLGTYIAGPYCATVLGEFGAEIIKVERPRTGDNLRRFGTDTECGDTLVWLSESRNKRSVTLDFGDPRGLEILRDLIKTADVVIENFRPGVMEKWGLGYDAIAELNPRAVLVRVSAYGQTGPLHHLPGFARVAHGFSGLAYLAGEPDGPPVTPGSTSLADYTTGLYGVIGVLLALRAREATGKGQCIDLALYETIFRLMDELVPAYQKFGYVRERMGADTVNVVPHSHYETKDGRWIAIACSNDVMFARLAGAMERPELAAEDQFGPKERRLAARGQVNGIVADWVASLPRDEVIDRCRKASVPCGPLNSIADIFEDEQYAHRENIVTHDSRIGPLAVPGVLPTLSDTPGEIRWLGPALGSDTDDVLTGLLGRTAAEIAKLRDEGIV
- a CDS encoding TIGR03621 family F420-dependent LLM class oxidoreductase — protein: MTRPFRFAVQGTKATSGAQWRDLARKVESLGYSTLFVADHYLGPGPAAKAASLPPQHLAPITAMATAAAVTETLRVGCRVFCIDYHVPAALAKEAATLDLLSDGRLEFGIGAGWSSAEYEAMGLTFDTAPRRISKLEEVVALLKAHWLGEPLDVKGEFVNVSGYSGLPRPVQSPRPPIMIGGGKKRVLSLAAREADIVSINNVPFQAVNDDGLTPAEEAVRRLDYVRTAAGDRFPGLDIEASPYFTEITDDKDAAIERVAGLMRVAPEVLADHPNVLVGTVDEIADRLVARRETFGANYVSVQQAQVDSFAPIVERLAGK
- a CDS encoding HpcH/HpaI aldolase/citrate lyase family protein — translated: MRGRPGERGAVGAGRPRQRRRAGSGSGSGRGVTPGTDRALSTRSFGNPVRTAVLPTCPRPAATDAAGPRSTRTRSLEAAVREPRARRSELATPASSERMCEKAAGSGADLVFLDLEDACAPSAKEAARGIAVNALTSQDWGHTVRAVRVNGLDTPWCHDDIIEIVTGARNDVDVLIVPKVRSARDVWWVDVLLTQLETKLRLPRQIGLEVLIEEAEGLSNAAEIAKASPRLEAIIFGAGDLSASMKARVDGNFDPVGPYPGDFWHFARVQVLAAARGAGIDAIDAPFPAYKDPEGYRTSATHASLLGFDGKWAIHPSQIAIANEVFAPTAREVAEAHEAVEIYRKSEEEGVGAIGRDGRLVDAAHMRLAANTLHKAALAGVESSA
- a CDS encoding alpha/beta hydrolase produces the protein MTDSDPGPAAIPEPGPTPAPGRGSDLYRVARVDGIPMSALVAEAPEPRAVVVALHGGATTSAYFDCPKRPDLSLVRLGAAVGFTVVALDRPGYGASAPWAAGMASPARRVDLAYAAVDALLPSRPRGAGVFLMAHSLGCELGIRMAGDKRGADLLGLELAGTGRRYHQGSVDVLAATKKPGASRAMRIALRDVLWGARSLYPPGIHGGAVLASAAPAYEAEARTFSQDFGAFAERVRVPVQYTLGAYESVWSPGPEALADVAALFTASPRVAVNEQADSPHNLSVGLTARAYHLKVLAFAEQCAVARENAEPWGRDARASGAVPGPGPGRGGG
- a CDS encoding ArsR/SmtB family transcription factor, whose product is MADQAEPARDAAEAAEAPPPPPREIDDLAALKTLAHPRRGRIMRHLTGRGPATSAGLARALGLNTGATSYHLRELARHGFVEEISPDGAHGRERWWRAVRADLRFPPRSRQTPDMRAALDEMNRLSFAADIEAFVRYRHDTPADDPWADAAPYSRGTVHVTVDELAEFFEEFIALTNRYKRDPDTLPPGVRLVRTRFLAFPDPDPGATHRPGPDHEDPAATRD